From one Parambassis ranga chromosome 5, fParRan2.1, whole genome shotgun sequence genomic stretch:
- the unm_sa1614 gene encoding arf-GAP with SH3 domain, ANK repeat and PH domain-containing protein 2, with the protein MPECVTVSEFVQEVQEDWSSPTTSSFTSKMISCRNTVYLLEEALDSDRLVLQKMKKAAKAKYTSGQDHVSHLEQYISSMEKLSVNCHSNGEAEVGSAFLRLADFSKEFLAPMKNLLKSMLHNINFFLDSLVKGDLREVKGDLKKPFERAWRDYESRFKQVEKEKRELARQYGMVRSEVSGGEIAEELEKERRSFQLSMCEYLIKVNEIKTKRGVDLLQNLIKHYHSHNNFLQECVSTTQRLKQYMEELNGVLTTVKQRQEEEKKQLCALRDQLRPVVHTEQDSLPKHTYSMHQLLGDKQYGTERTGFLYKKSDGLRKMWQKRKCSVHNCYLTIAHATPNKPPTRLNLLTCQVKPSVEDKKCFDLISHNRTYHFLAEDEAECIAWISVLSNSKQEALSVALDGGRKGGGGGESSVEDLTRAITDDVRRMPGNNKCCDCGAPDPGWLSTNLGILTCIECSGIHREMGVHISRIQSLSLDSLGTSDLLLARNVGNSGFNEILEANLLSPSLKPSQHSHMTDRKDFILSKYQDVHFVRRSHSSNGALRLSLQEATKSCDIYSLIQLYAQRTELSQPLHTHIQEKGETALHLAVLLADRTSLHVLDFLAQNWFIFFPSSNVDAQTSAGNTALHYSCLHNKSDCVKLLLRARASTHIKNELGETALDVSRRLKHSHCEALLQQAQSNQFDHHVNVEYEWRLRHDDLYDSDDEFDDKNGPVKKERSSSSSFTPSFSFSSRPFSFSQSSSSSITQSTSGAPGGAGGGLLSVGRRLAMAMELTNRSPSGSTPSPPPPPPSSPAPPLPPRVKAPTVPPPPPPPGGDGVVEEEDEEGEVFFPMSGNRKTTPPPPIAVRHKRSCSESSKHDYGLPTSPRIYSGPDSSFKKCVPASPLSSLTERPDRGFRRAESDGSSSHFSYSVHTAPANGSPTNRSQSFDSDNRGPAPQPLPRRSMSRGTASRRAQALYDCQADHHDELSFAEGQVLVVLGQEDNDWWHGYIEDEPDQRGLFPSSFVQLLSE; encoded by the exons GCTCTGGACAGTGACCGCTTGGTGCTGCAGAAGATGAAGAAAGCTGCAAAAGCTAAATACACATCAGGAcaag ACCATGTGTCTCACCTGGAGCAGTACATCAGCTCGATGGAGAAGCTGTCAGTCAACTGTCACTCAAACGGAGAAGCAGAGGTCGGCTCCGCCTTTCTCCGCCTGGCAGACTTTTCTAAAGAGTTCCTCGCTCCCATGAAGAATCTG ttaaAGAGCATGCTCCACAACATCAACTTCTTCCTGGATTCTCTGGTTAAAGGAGACCTGAGGGAGGTGAAGGGG GATCTGAAGAAACCTTTTGAGAGAGCATGGAGGGATTACGAGAGCAGATT taagcAGGTGGAGAAGGAGAAAAGGGAGCTAGCTCGTCAGTATGGGATGGTGAGGAGCGAGGTGAGCGGAGGAGAGATTGCAGAGGAGCTCGAGAAGGAAAGGCGCTCCTTCCAGCTGAGCATGTGTGAG TATCTGATTAAGGTTAACGAGATAAAGACGAAGAGAGGAGTGGACCTGCTGCAGAACCTCATCAAACACTACCACAGCCACAACAA tttccTGCAGGAGTGTGTCTCCACCACTCAGAGGTTAAAGCAGTACATGGAGGAGCTGAACGGAGTCCTGACCACG gtgaagcagcggcaggaggaggagaagaagcagctgtGTGCTCTCAGAGATCAGCTGAGGCCGGTGGtccacacagagcag gactcCCTACCAAAgcatacatacagtatgcatCAGCTGCTGGGAGACAAACAGTACGGAACAGAGAGGACCGGGTTCCTCTACAAGAAGAGTGAcgg GTTGAGGAAAATGTGGCAGAAAAGGAAGTGTTCAGTGCACAACTGTTACCTGACCATCGCACACGCTACT CCTAATAAACCTCCAACCAGACTCAACCTGCTCACCTGTCAGGTTAAACCCAGCGTGGAGGACAAGAAATGCTTTGATCTTATCTCTC ATAATCGTACCTATCACTTCCTGGCTGAGGATGAAGCTGAATGTATTGC ctggaTCTCAGTGCTCAGCAACAGTAAGCAGGAAGCTCTGAGTGTAGCTCTGGATGGTGGGAggaaagggggaggagggggagagagcagTGTGGAGGATCTGACCCGCGCCATCACCGATGACGTCCGACGGATGCCCGGAAACAACAAATGCTGTGACTGTGGAGCTCCAG atccTGGATGGCTCTCAACAAACCTGGGTATTCTGACCTGTATTGAGTGTTCAGGGATACACAGAGAAATGGGGGTCCACATCTCCAGGATCCAGTCTCTCAGCTTGGACAGTCTGGGGACCTCAGACCTGCTG CTGGCGAGGAATGTTGGTAACTCGGGTTTTAACGAAATACTGGAGGCAAACCTGCTGAGTCCGTCACTGAAACCTTCCCAACACAGCCACAT GACGGACCGTAAAGACTTCATCCTGTCAAAGTATCAAGACGTTCATTTTGTGAGGCGAAGCCACAGCTCAAATGGAGCCCTGCGACTTAGCCTGCAGGAGGCGACCAAGAGCTGCGACATCTACAGTCTGATCCAGCTGTATGCTCAGAGGACGGAGCTGAGCCAgccgctgcacacacacatacag GAGAAAGGGGAGACGGCGCTTCATTTAGCTGTCCTGTTGGCTGACAGGACGTCATTGCACGTCTTAGACTTCCTGGCTCAGAACTGGT TCATTTTCTTCCCCAGCTCCAACGTAGACGCACAAACGTCAGCAGGAAACACAGCGCTACACTACAGCTGTCTACACAACAAGAGCGactgtgtgaagctgctgctgagagcCCGAGCCAGCACTCACATTA AAAACGAGTTGGGAGAAACTGCTCTGGATGTGAGCCGCAGGTTGAAGCACAGCCACTGTGAGGCACTG ctgcagcaggcccAGTCTAACCAGTTTGACCATCATGTCAATGTGGAGTATGAGTGGAGGCTTCGCCATGATGACCTGTACGACAGCGACGATGAGTTTGATGACaag AATGGTCCAGTAAAGAAggagcgctcctcttcctcctccttcaccccctccttctccttctcctcccgtCCTTTCAGCTTCAGTcagtccagctcctcctccatcacccaGTCCACCTCTGGTGCACCTGGAGGAGCAGGCGGAGGTCTCCTCAGCGTGGGGAGGAGACTGGCCATGGCCATGGAGCTCACCAACCGTTCACCCTCTGGCTCCACacccagccctcctcctcctcccccgtcCTCGCCTGCACCCCCACTACCTCCCAGGGTCAAAG CTCCAACTGTTCCtcccccgcctcctcctcctggaggaGATGGcgtggtggaggaagaggatgaagagggtgAAGTTTTCTTTCCCATGtcaggaaacagaaagacaacccctccccctcccatcGCCGTCCGACACAAGAGAAGCTGCTCCGAGTCCAGCAAGCATG attatGGGTTGCCAACCAGTCCTAGGATCTACAGCGGCCCAGACTCCTCCTtcaagaagtgtgt ccCAGCGTCTCCTCTCAGTTCCCTGACTGAACGACCGGACAGAG gTTTTCGGCGGGCGGAGAGTGATGGTAGCTCCTCCCACTTCTCCTACTCTGTTCATACAGCTCCAGCTAATGGATCTCCAACCAATCGCTCTCAGAGCTTTGACAGTGACAACAGAGGCCCTGCCCCTCAGCCGCTTCCCCGCAGATCAAtg TCTCGAGGAACAGCCAGCCGGCGGGCTCAGGCGCTGTATGACTGTCAGGCTGATCACCATGACGAGCTGAGCTTCGCTGAGGGCCAGGTGCTTGTGGTCCTGGGGCAGGAGGACAATGATTGGTGG CATGGTTATATAGAAGACGAGCCAGACCAGAGAGGTTTGTTTCCATCCTCCTTCGTCCAGCTGCTCTCTGAATGA